A section of the Streptomyces sp. V3I8 genome encodes:
- a CDS encoding ROK family transcriptional regulator, with product MTARAASWLPLSPGERSVAIEVLTHGPLSRSDIARRLDLSAGSLTRLTKPLIESGLLVEVAEGGALPEGRQGRPSQPLDIVAESRTFVGFKITEDMVYGVVTTLRSDIVARHDLPLDSHDPQHVVDVLRAVTAEFARRFPGLAGIGIGLGGRASDRSVVDESAFLGWHDVPLARLLEERTGLPVVVENDLNALVEAESWFGAGRGLDRFAVLTIGAGLGYGLVSGGRRIVSPEDGRGVGRFWMVNPNGPLTPEGERGSAISLLTIPNIRYQVRAATGRDVSYDEVLAMAARGEPMAARVIDEAARALGTLVAQIANFAMPEKILLAGEGVGLVDVAGPAVRQAILANRHPQAAPVNLETKVSDFHDWARGGAVLAIQVLVLGQVQAGS from the coding sequence ATGACCGCACGCGCCGCCAGCTGGCTGCCGCTCAGTCCCGGTGAGCGCTCCGTCGCGATCGAGGTGCTCACCCACGGCCCTCTTTCGCGCAGCGACATCGCCCGTCGGCTCGACCTGTCGGCGGGCAGCCTGACCCGGCTCACCAAACCGCTCATCGAGTCGGGTCTGCTGGTCGAGGTGGCCGAGGGCGGCGCACTCCCCGAAGGGCGTCAGGGCCGCCCCTCGCAGCCCCTCGACATCGTCGCCGAGTCCCGTACCTTCGTCGGTTTCAAGATCACCGAGGACATGGTCTACGGCGTCGTCACGACACTCAGGAGCGACATCGTCGCCCGCCACGACCTGCCCCTGGACAGCCATGACCCGCAGCACGTCGTGGACGTGCTGCGGGCGGTCACGGCGGAGTTCGCCCGGCGGTTCCCGGGCCTCGCCGGAATCGGCATCGGGCTCGGCGGTCGCGCCTCGGACCGCTCCGTCGTCGACGAGTCGGCCTTCCTCGGCTGGCACGACGTCCCCCTGGCGCGGCTCCTGGAGGAGCGCACCGGGCTGCCCGTCGTCGTGGAGAACGACCTGAACGCGCTCGTCGAGGCCGAGAGCTGGTTCGGCGCGGGCCGCGGCCTCGACCGGTTCGCGGTGCTCACCATCGGCGCGGGCCTCGGTTACGGCCTGGTCAGCGGCGGCAGACGGATCGTGTCCCCGGAGGACGGGCGAGGGGTCGGCCGTTTCTGGATGGTGAACCCGAACGGCCCGCTCACCCCCGAGGGCGAGCGCGGCAGCGCCATCTCCCTGCTGACCATTCCCAACATCCGCTACCAGGTCCGGGCGGCCACCGGCCGGGATGTCTCGTACGACGAGGTCCTCGCGATGGCCGCCCGGGGCGAACCGATGGCCGCCCGAGTCATCGACGAGGCGGCCCGGGCCCTGGGCACCCTCGTCGCGCAGATCGCCAACTTCGCCATGCCCGAGAAGATCCTCCTGGCCGGGGAGGGGGTGGGCCTGGTCGATGTGGCCGGACCGGCCGTCCGGCAGGCGATCCTCGCCAACCGCCATCCGCAGGCCGCCCCGGTCAACCTGGAGACGAAGGTCTCCGACTTCCACGACTGGGCCCGAGGCGGCGCCGTACTGGCCATCCAGGTGCTGGTCCTGGGCCAGGTCCAGGCGGGCTCGTAG